One region of Oryza sativa Japonica Group chromosome 10, ASM3414082v1 genomic DNA includes:
- the LOC4349330 gene encoding cortical cell-delineating protein, translating into MAAKAALVLAVSLLAVAVAASACGTDCPPAPRPRPSTGSCPRDALKLRVCANVLGLVKAKVGAVAPYEPCCSLLDGLVDLDAAVCLCTAVKANVLGIKLDLPVDLSLILNNCGKICPSDFKCVH; encoded by the coding sequence atggcggcgaaggcggcgcttGTTCTGGCGGTGAGCCTCCTcgccgtggccgtggcggcgAGCGCCTGCGGCACCGACTGCCCGCCGGcaccgaggccgaggccgagcacCGGGTCGTGCCCGCGCGACGCGTTGAAGCTGCGGGTGTGCGCCAACGTGCTGGGGCTCGTCAAGGCCAAGGTCGGCGCGGTGGCGCCGTACGAGCCCTGCTGCTCGCTGCTCGACGGCCTCGtcgacctcgacgccgccgtctgCCTCTGCACCGCCGTCAAGGCCAACGTGCTCGGCATCAAGCTCGACCTCCCCGTCGACCTCAGCCTCATCCTCAACAACTGCGGCAAGATCTGCCCATCCGACTTCAAGTGCGTGCACTAG
- the LOC4349331 gene encoding cortical cell-delineating protein, which produces MAAKAALVLAVSLLVVAMAVACPDCPSPKPPAPRPKPPTPHYGGGSSCPRDALKLHVCANVLGLVKAKVGAVSPYEPCCSLLDGLVDLDAAVCLCTAIKANVLGIKLNLPIDLSLILNNCGKICPSDYQCVH; this is translated from the coding sequence atggcggcgaaggcggcgcttGTGCTGGCGGTGAGCCTCCtggtggtggccatggccgTGGCCTGCCCGGACTGCCCTTCGCCGAAGCCACCGGCGCCGAGGCCGAAGCCGCCGACGCCTCACTACGGCGGCGGGTCGTCGTGCCCGCGCGACGCGCTGAAGCTGCACGTGTGCGCCAACGTGCTGGGCCTCGTCAAGGCCAAGGTCGGCGCCGTGTCGCCGTACGAGCCCTGCTGCTCGCTGCTCGACGGCCTCGtcgacctcgacgccgccgtctgCCTCTGCACCGCCATCAAGGCCAACGTGCTGGGCATCAAGCTCAACCTCCCCATCGACCTCAGCCTCATCCTCAACAACTGCGGCAAGATCTGCCCATCCGACTACCAGTGCGTGCACTAG